Sequence from the Mixophyes fleayi isolate aMixFle1 chromosome 4, aMixFle1.hap1, whole genome shotgun sequence genome:
AAAAACATATCTCAATTTATCATTTGTAGACTCTCGTGCTCTGCTTGACACCCATGTTTTACCCAAATGTCCCCCTGGGAACAGTCTTCCAGCATCTGTGTTAATCCAGTAAAGGAATTCTAAGTGACTGAGGTACATAATTAACTATAAACAGGCCAAGGAAACGACAATTTGCTAATTCCAGCCGCCCCATTGCTAGATTTCTGTATTCCAAATAAACAACTTCCATGACATATGTTTGTTATATGACATAATGGTttgagaccatcatcatcatttatatatgagGCTGTGTTCTCTTTATCTGGTCAGAGTGTTTGACACCTTTCCTCTTTAAGTGAATCTTAGATTGTTTTTGGGGTACAAATTGGTCTTTCACTTACTAACATATTGACCATATGGACAATATTTAAGAGGTAGCGGAAAGAGGGACTGTGTATCTCCTGCACAGCGTTCTATATATGGGCAATCTATGCAGACAGTGACTGCCCAATTTCCTGTGTGGGTGACGCTCACAGCAGCACACTGCTAAGTTTTTAACTGGGTGTAAATGTACACCCTGGTGCTGTATGGCATAGGGCAGCAGGGCACACTTTTATGTACCATGGTGCGAGTGGTCTTTAATACTCCCCTACACAAATGAAGTGATCCCATTGAGACCATAACCCGTCACTTCCTACTGAATCTCCAGTGTTACCTACGGAATGTTTGATATATTCAGAAAGCCGCAGTTGTCTGCTTGGAGATTCATAACATTCTAAACCACCTGTGTGCACTGCACTGCCTCAGTCACTAATTAACACTGCTGGTTACAAAATCGTTGCTCCAAAGCAAGCATCTATAGTGGCATGTAAGTCAGAAACATAGGAAAATGATACAGAGCACCCTTAACTCTCTAAGACCCATAACGTACCAGCTACCATTCCAGCAATAGCAGATGAGGCATAGTTTCCTTGCCCACTGGGTATATGGGGTGGATAGCCTGGCAGCGTGGATCCTACAACATCACGCCCTGTGAAAGAATTGAGAGACAATATTGTTATTACCTATTCCAACCATCACTAAACCAGTATATAATAAGCAATGAACTAGCATGTGTATAGTTAATGGGGGCAGACTGTATGGAACAACAGGAGGAATCATGGGTAAAACGTATATGGAGTAATATAAATATTGGTGAAGCTTTCCATTTTCACAATGGCCAACTGCCTGCCAGTCAATGTTTGCTGTAAACTGTGGGTTATGGAAATGCAAGGGATAAAGGCCTTATCTAATAAGAGCTCCATGATGTAGGGCGGcattgagaatctgctgttcagtggtACCCTGCAGCAAGGAGTACTCAGAACAGTAAACATGTTGCTTGTATAAGGTGACCCTAATATCTAGTTGTGCTTTCCTTCACCGTCCGCTGCACATTCCATTATGGAAGTAATTCCAATGAGTCATGTGACTTAAGTGGGCGGGGCTTTACCTGACAGTGCCCCCGTTACCTGCACTACAGTAATTCTGTACGCTGGACCCAATATTCATGAAGATGGAGCCTATCAATCCATTAGGAACTTGTGAAGTGCATCAGTGATGTTACtaatttctagtgaattgatacactactttctcatgaatattggctaAAACCCCCAAACTACAATGTGTGTATGAAAAACGTATTTAGTACACTTTTACAATAGGATGACTTAAAACGAGCATAAATGTTGCACTTTGCCCTTGGGTAAACATGAATAAACACGATCCATGTCATATTTAGTATAAGGATtaaggtttttttaaatgttgattcAGTTTTAAGACAACATTTATTAAATCTTCTCTCCTTGTAACCAGGCAAGACTCGCATTAAGAATATACATGTATTGTAAACACAGCGGTCTCTCCCCAACACTTTTTGAACGCTTCTCTCTAACACACAAACTACAGTTGTATGACACCCGTTACCCCGTACCTGCAACAGCCTGGCTGGTGAACTGTCCATAGACAGAGGCAGCATGAGAAAATGCACTGAAGGTTGGAGCTGCTGAACAGATTGGCTGCAGGTCCAGAAAGGTGGGACTACATAATGATGGAGGGGTGGAGCTAGCGCTGGAGCTGTCAGATACCTCTTGTTTAACGGAGTATGATGAGAGCTCTGCAATGAAGGAGGGATGAGATGGAGATGGACAttcaaaaataaaaggaaaaaaatatataacaatgagATATGTGATGAGGGAATAATGTGGTGTGGGAGAGTTCTCACCTTGGTAACACCATGTGTCAAGGATACATTAAAATGGAAATCGTGCAAAATTGTAAACACTTGTCAAAACCTCCCTGCAAGAGGCATATAGCCTAACATGTGAAAGTGATAACGTGTGTCTTTTACACTGATTTACAATTATTCCACAGCATGGACTAGTGAGCAATAGCTGCGGCAATGATCTTTCATAAGGCTGGCAGTTCTGTGTAATATCTACTCAAAGAAAACGCTGTCATAATGGAAACGCTGAGCATGGCATTTTATTTATTGACCCACGAGGGGGAAATGGGACAGACTTTCACAGAGATATGGCAACAACATTTATTGAGCAACTTCTGAATGATTTTCGTATTTACAAAGATCTGTCCAACAGTGACATTCTCCTTCCTCTACAAAATAACAAAATGATGTTTGGGGTTTAGGTTAATTGTTAAGGAAAGTCTGTGTTTGTACAATTCCCCTCTTGAATGTACAATAggaacagtggcttagtggttagcacttctaccttacagcactggtgtcatgagatcaattcccgaccatggccttatctgtgtggagtttgtatgttctctccgtgtttgtgtgggtttcctctgggtgctccagttttctcccacactccaaaaaaacatactagtaggctaattggctgctaacaaattgaccctggtctgtgtctgtgtgtgtatgttagggaatttagactgtaagctccaattgggcagggactgatgtgagtgagttctctgtacagcgctgcggaattagtggcgctatataaatggtaataataataactaatgtaGATGGTATGTTCTGTGTAACTTTGAGTAAAGACTGGAGCTTCTGAATTACACTTTATATTTCAAATTGATGTCATCCATGGTGCAGTTGATGTAAGATAATAGCCCAGTTGTCTCTTTGAAATATGGTTTTACATAGATATAGCTAATCGATCGTATAATCCAGATACATATGAAATACACGTTCTGCATGCGTGCAGTTTTTACTGCTCAGGATGCATAAAATGAAATTCATCACAGCCGAGAAGAATGTATATGTTCTCCCTCAATTTTGCAAGGGTAATCTCATATGGACTGGAAATGTACCGTATAGTTTCTTATCATTTAAATATCATCAATATCTGAATTATTTTGCCAACATGTTTTGTCAATGATAAAAAGTCATTTTATATAGGTTAAATAAATAGATTAGCTAAAATTTTCCTGTAAACATTAGATACTTAGAAAGCCATAGTCCTTACATTCCCCCAGttgtcacaaatatatatactagATTCAGGCCCAAATTAAATTTTCTTGCCTGTCGCCCATAGAGTGCTTTTGCCTCCTCACCCCACCTTTCCTCCCTACAACCAAACCAATCTCTACTActgaaacaaatataataaaggaGTGTATTCTATCAGTAATTTACCAGTTTTATATTCTGACCGTAACACATAAATACAAAATGTGGTAAAATGGGGtaggtgggcagcacagtggcctagtggttagcacttctgtctcacagcgctggggtcatgagttcaattcccaaccatggccttatctgtgtggagtttgtatgttctccctgtgtttgcgtgggtttcctccgggtgctccggtttcctcccacaatccaaatacatactagtaggttaattggctgctatcaaaattgaccctagtctctctttctatTGTCTGTttatgtttgttagggaatttatactgtaagctccaatgaggcagggactgatgtgggtgagttctctgtacagcgctgcggaattagtggcgctatataaataaatgatgatgatgatgatactgtctTCTAAGTTGTATTAAGATTGACAATTCAATGCTTTGGTTCACAGTCCCAGATGCACACGAACCCCACTTCTCGGTCAGTCCACCTACCTGACAGAGCAGAGTATCCCTGATGTGTGGAGAGGTTTCTTCCAAGTGTGGCATTGGAGGAGCTCAGCGCTGATTTCCCATCATCCATTGCATTGTTAAGCAGTGGCAGGGGGTACAGAGCCTGAAACATGGAGACAGATTGTGATCCTTAAAAACCTGTttactaataaatgtaataaaatgtactgACAACTACCTTCTATTACTGACATTATGTATGTACAGTGgacatgttttaaaaataaactaatattaaaaaaTGGATGTTATGTGCATACTATGTGTAGTACGGCCAGTGAGACTTATTGTCAGTAAATGTACTGAAGACTGGCAGCCACGATACTGATCCACGGATAAGAGGAAATGCGCAGTCATTGGACAGACGCACGCTCGGCAATGACACTCACTTGTTCAGCTTTGCTGTGGCTGGAGGAGTAGGAGTCAGGAAAGTGTTGTCTCTGAAAGGGGCACTCCAGCCCGTCCAGGGGGTGCTGAATGTAAGCCTGTGTCCGCATCTGTTTCCGGCTCAGTCCTCCATTGCCCTGAGAGTCAATGCTGAGTCTGCAGCTGTCCTGATCACCTGCAACCAATACACCTAGGCGTTATCTCCGCTCTGTCCGAGAGTCATTTACTATCTACTTGTTACATAAAAGTAGCATCTACCTGCCCTGTCTAATCACTATAATATAACAACGACATCTGTCTTTTTTATCAGATCACTATTATACAACAATAATATCTACACTTGTTACTGGATCACTATTGTAtaacagcagggccggattaagggaatggaggccactgggctaagggggcctccattcccccgtgagggcccccccccgtgatccaacCCGCCCACCCCCCCggaacttacctccttctccggcgcgctgtacgctctttactgaggagatctcgtgagagtgagactcacgagatctcctcagtaaggagactacagcgcgccggagaaggacgcagtgaaagtgctcagcagcactgatcgcgccgggggcgcccccgcccccgaccgatcaatactgctgctgagcactttcaagggccccctggatgccataggcccctgggctgtagcccagttagccctatggttaatccggccctgtataacAGTAACATCTACCTTCATTGTTAGATACTATTCTACACCAATAACATCTACCTGCCTTGTCTGATCACTATTCTACACCAATAACAACTACCTGCCTTGTCAGATACTATAATATAGCAATATGAATAGTAATATCTTGTGAATTACCCTCAATGACATCTACCTGCCTTATCTGATCACTATTCTACACCATTGACATCTACCTGCCTTGTCTGATCACTATTATACACCAATGATGTCTTTCTGCCTTGTCTGATCACTATTCTACACCAATGGCATCTACCTGCTTTGTCTGATCACTATTCTACACCAATGACATCTATCTGCCTTATCTGATCACTATTCTACACCAATAACATCTACCTGCCTTATCCGATCACTATTATACACAAATCACATCTACCTGCCTTGTCTGATCACTATTCTACACCAATAATTTCTACCTGCCTTGTCTGATCACTATTCTACACCAATAACAACTACCTCCCTTGTCAGATACTAAAATATAGCAATATGAATAACAATATCTTGTGAATTACCCTCAATGACATCTACCTGCCTTATCTGATCACTATTTTACACCAATGGCATCTACCTGCTTTGTCTGATCACTAATCTACACCAATGATGTCATCCTGCCTTGTCTGATCACTATTCTACATTAATGACATCTACCTGTCTTATCCGATCAATATTCTACACCAACGATATCTACCTGTCTTGTCTGATCACAATTCTACACCAATGACATCTACCTGCCTTATCCGATCGCTATTCTACACCAATAACATCTACCTACCTTGTCTGATCACTAATCTACACCAATAACATCTACCTGCCTTGTCTGATCACAATTCTACACCAATGACATCTACCTGCCTTGTCTGATCACTATTCTTGACCAGTAAAATCTACCTGCCTTATCCAATCACTACTCTACACCAATAACATCTACCTGCCTTATCCGATCACTAATCCAGACCAATAACATCTACCTGCCTTATCCAATCACTATTCTACACCAATGCCATCTACCTGCCATGTCTGATCACTATTCTATATTAATGACATCTACCTGCCTTGTCTGATCACTATTCTACATTAATGACATCTACCTGCCTTATCTGATCACTATTCTACACCAATGACATCTACCTGCCTTGAATGATCACTATTCTACACCAATGACATCTACCTGCCTTGAATGATCACTATTCTACACCAACGATATCTACCTGTCTTGTCTGATCACAATTCCACACCAATGACATCTACCTGCCTTGTCTGATCACAATTCTACACCAATAACATCTACCTGCCTTGTCTGATCACTATTCTACACCAATGATATCTACCTGCCTTATCCAATCACTATTCTACACCAATAACATCTACCTACCTTGTCTGATCACAATTCTACACCAATGACATCTACCTGCCTTGTCTGATCACTATTCTACACCAATAACATCTACCTGCCTTATCCGATCACTACTCTACACCAATAACATCTACCTGCCTTGTCTGATCACTAATCCACACCAATAGCATCTACCTGCCTTATCCGATCACTATTCTACACCAATAACATCTACCTGCCTTATCCGATCACTATTCTACACCAATGATATCTACCTGCCTTATCCGATCACTATTCTACACCAATAATATCTACCTGCCTTATCCAATCACTATTCTACACCAATGATATCTACCTGCCTTATCCAATCACTATTATACACCAATAACATCTACCTGCCTTATCCGATCACTATTCTACACAAATGACATCTACCTGCCTTGAATGATCACTATTCTACACCAACAATATCTACCTGTCTTGTCTGATCACAATTCTACACCAATGACATCTACCTGCCTTGTCTGATCACAATTCTACACCAATGACATCTACCTGCCTTATCCAATCACTATTATACACCAATAACATCTACCTGCCTTATCCGATCACTACTCCACACCAATAACATCTACCTGCCTTATCCGATCACTATTCTACACCAATAATATCTACCTGCCTTATCCGATCACTATTCTACACCAATGATATCTAACTGCCTTATCCAATCACTATTATACACCAATAACATCTACCTGCCTTATCCAATCACTACTCTACACCAATAACATCTACCTGCCATGTCTGATCACTATTCTACATTAATGACATCTACCTGCCTTGTCTGATCACTATTCTACATTAATGACATCTACCTGCCTTATCTGATCACTATTCTACACCAATGACATCTACCTGCCTTGAATGATCACTATTCTACACCAATGACATCCACCTGCCTTGAATGATCACTATTCTACACCAACGATATCTACCTGTCTTGTCTGATCACAATTCCACACCAATGACATCTACCTGCCTTGTCTGATCACTATTCTACACCAATAACATCTACCTGCCTTGTCTGATCACTATTCTACACCAATGATATCTACCTGCCTTATCCAATCACTATTCTACACCAATAACATCTACCTACCTTGTCTGATCACAATTCTACACCAATGACATCTACCTGCCTTGTCTGATCACTATTCTACACCAATAACATCTACCTGCCTTATCCGATCACTACTCTACACCAATAACATCTACCTGCCTTGTCTGATCACTAATCCACACCAATAGCATCTACCTGCCTTATCCGATCACTATTCTACACCAATAACATCTACCTGCCTTATCCGATCACTATTCTACACCAATGATATCTACCTGCCTTATCCGATCACTATTCTACACCAATAATATCTACCTGCCTTATCCAATCACTATTATACACCAATAACATCTACCTGCCTTATCCGATCACTATTCTACACAAATGACATCTACCTGCCTTGAATGATCACTATTCTACACCAACAATATCTACCTGTCTTGTCTGATCACAATTCTACACCAATGACATCTACCTGCCTTGTCTGATCACAATTCTACACCAATGACATCTACCTGCCTTATCCAATCACTATTATACACCAATAACATCTACCTGCCTTATCCGATCACTACTCCACACCAATAACATCTACCTGCCTTATCCGATCACTATTCTACACCAATAATATCTACCTGCCTTATCCGATCACTATTCTACACCAATGATATCTAACTGCCTTATCCAATCACTATTATACACCAATAACATCTACCTGCCTTATCCGATCACTATTCTACACCAATAACATCTACCTGCCTTATGCGATCACTATTCTACACCAATAACATCTACCTGCCTTATCCAATCACTATTCTACACCAATAATATCTACCTGCCTTGTCTGATCACTATTCTACACCAATAACATCTACCTGCCTTGTCTGATCACTATTCTACACCAATAACATCTACCTGCCTTATCCAATCACTATTATACACCAATAACATCTACCTGCCTTATGCGATCACTATTCTACACCAATAACATCTACCTGCCTTGTCTGATCACTATTCTACACCAATAACATCTACCTGCCTTATCCAATCACTATTATACACCAATAACATCTACCTGCCTTATCCAATCACTATTCTACACCAATAACATCTACCTGCCTTGTCTGATCACTATTCTACACCAATAACATCTACCTGCCTTGTCTGATCACTATTCTACACCAATAACATCTACCTGCCTTATCCGATCACTATTCTACACCAATAATATCTACCTGCCTTATCCGATCACTATTCTACACCAATGATATCTAACTGCCTTATCCAATCACTATTATACACCAATAACATCTACCTGCCTTATCCGATCACTATTCTACACCAATAACATCTACCTGCCTTATGCGATCACTATTCTACACCAATAACATCTACCTGCCTTATCCAATCACTATTCTACACCAATAATATCTACCTGCCTTGTCTGATCACTATTCTACACCAATAACATCTACCTGCCTTGTCTGATCACTATTCTACACCAATAACATCTACCTGCCTTATCCAATCACTATTATACACCAATAACATCTACCTGCCTTATGCGATCACTATTCTACACCAATAACATCTACCTGCCTTGTCTGATCACTATTCTACACCAATAACATCTACCTGCCTTATCCAATCACTATTATACACCAATAACATCTACCTGCCTTATCCAATCACTATTCTACACCAATAACATCTACCTGCCTTGTCTGATCACTATTCTACACCAATAACATCTACCTGCCTTGTCTGATCACTATTCTACACCAATAACATCTACCTGCCTTGTCTGATCACTATTGTATAACAATAACATCTACCTGCCTTATTGTACCAGTTTTGAATAACAATAAAATCTCAGGTAAGAATTATCACAAAAATGCATATAACTATGTACTTTCTTCAGttctggaaaatatatattttccctgTATAAGGGGACACACTACATCAATATGAACTGTGCATCTCCTCTCATTCATTGCATCCACACCAATACACCAATATGCAATCCTGTACTGTACACTGTACACGGCAGGGATTGTACTCACTGTCATCCAGCTTGCGTTTCCCTTCTGTACTGGGTTGAGCAATACCCAACAGGCCACTGATTGAGTAAGGTGACCCAAGGGAGTCAGAGTGTGGAGATTCAGGGGGTGTCACTGCTGAACTTGGAACTGTAAAAAACAGCAAATCATCTTAATAAAAAGCAAACACTTCGGGTTCACCAGTTTAATCTACTACTAAGTCCACACTTACATAAAACAAAGGAGAAATCTCTAAAGTTTGTCATTGTGCACGACAATTTCTTATACAGGTAATG
This genomic interval carries:
- the PAX8 gene encoding paired box protein Pax-8, encoding MPHNSIRADLITERGCSGPISSLHIGHGGLNQLGGAFVNGRPLPEVVRQRIVDLAHQGVRPCDISRQLRVSHGCVSKILGRYYETGSIRPGVIGGSKPKVATPKVVEKIGDYKRQNPTMFAWEIRDRLLAEGVCDNDTVPSVSSINRIIRTKVQQLFNLPMESCVKSLSPGHTLIPSSAVTPPESPHSDSLGSPYSISGLLGIAQPSTEGKRKLDDSDQDSCRLSIDSQGNGGLSRKQMRTQAYIQHPLDGLECPFQRQHFPDSYSSSHSKAEQALYPLPLLNNAMDDGKSALSSSNATLGRNLSTHQGYSALSELSSYSVKQEVSDSSSASSTPPSLCSPTFLDLQPICSAAPTFSAFSHAASVYGQFTSQAVAGRDVVGSTLPGYPPHIPSGQGNYASSAIAGMVAGSDYTANAYSHGAYAAYGDSWRFPGSSLLSSPYYYSSTARTAPPPTTAGAYDLL